The genomic interval GCATGGCTCTTTCTATTTTATAAGAAGCACATTTTTGCTGTTTTATATTGCTGTTATGTTAGAACAACTCCTATCTGTGTATGTCGCCTCTTTTTGTCCTGTCCCTGGGTTTAATTCTGTACGCCACAATCCGATGGTATCTAGTCATTCCTGGCTCTTCAGCATTGTCATCATCTCACAGGCGGTGCACTGCTTAGCGTCCTTTGCTGTGTGGAGTACAGTTTGAAACAGTGAAGAATACCGTCAATTATACCTCAAAACTGTTACTgtggaatttatttattttagcttGGTGGCGATCGTCAAAAACGAACCCGGAAacaccacaaatgatcggtttagAGCAGGGCTATTCAACTTCAATATCAAGTGGGCCAAATATGAACATCACTGGATGTTCGTGGGCCACAccaattattttggtgaataatTGCTATAAATAACTTAGTATAATGTTAATGGATAtgcttttgaccttttgactgtAGGCATTCATCATCAGAGGATGCATTATGCTGTATGTATTATTTAATGTGAAATATGAAAACTGCAACTCTCCTTCGCCCGGACCCTCCTAGTAATAACATGCATGTTTAGGCTAATAAAGCTTCCAATCCAAATTGTGTAAcattttatctaaaaaaaatgtatgaaaaccGTTGTCTTGTGAGGAGTCATTGTTCCTGCCACCGAGACTTTGACTATCATCTGCTCTTCAACCCTgaaacaaagagggaaacacCCAGCCTGCAGAGGACCTGAGCGCTCCATAAAGGGGACTTGGGGCTTGTCAGGCCTGTAAGATGAGGCTCGTCAATGATCGCTCGAGCAAGCACATGAACGCTCATTAGGGACCCGGTGAAAAGCCGTTAGATTGTGACATGTTCGGGTTTCCTGTTACACATTTcacaataaagcattttcaaatctggatataaaatgtaaatatgtgtaaagGTTTCATGCCGATGAAGATATGATTTATAGAGCATTGACAGTTTACCAAAACGAAATCTTTCTCAGTacgagacattttttttatatgcatGCATATTGTGTATGCTGTGTATGCAACCAGCCAAACAATCCCTTACTCTATCAATTCAtctgtcaattatttttttgaataagcGATCGATCTATACTTGACAATGCCAGATAATAGTTAACAATTTAGCCTGCCATATTTCTTCACAGCACGAGATGAGGTAGGTTATTAAAGAGATTTGGTTCACGAGCTCTGGCATAATCAACATAAAATCCTCATAATAGAAAAGCAACATGCAGGGAATTGTTTACTTTTCTAGTTTATAGACTAATCCAAACATCACATCGCTGTACTCGCTGATGGCATCGATAACATTCCATCAATGCTCGTAATTCCACATCGCCATATAGCGTTTATTCCGAAGGCGCGTTCGCCTGCACTTCCGGTTTGGTCCTAGTTATTTCCCGCTGACCTGACGCAGCTCACAACAGACCAGCAGGCGCACCGGCAGTCCCGTCTCTGCTGACTCAGTGCCTTACCAGCAGTCACTTCGCCCCGCGATACCGCATCCAGCAGCCGACGCAGCCTCCTCCGCCCAACCGACCCCGGCACCACCACCAaccaccacccaccaccaccgaAGAAATGGCTAAGACCGCAATTGGTGAGTTTTGCACCAtgatatttttgttattttttctctcccagAGATTGCAGAGGCTTTGCGGATTcgatgatgctttttttttagatactgTGGCGACACCCATGGCACAAAAGGATGCTGAGGGTTTGGCTGCTTACAGGGAGCGGCCAAACTCCACTGCGAGTCACTGCTTCAACATGAAGTTGCAAAATTGAAGCAGGATTATTCTTTTATTCAATCTTTGTTTTtacaagatttcttttttttttgttgcgtgTGTCTTGATCCGAAATCCACGCGAGCGGCGATCAATATGTGATCCACTTCGCCAAATCAGtgacgcatatatatatattttaagttCACTTTTAATGCGAACGAATGTATGAAATATAATGAATCCACGGCATCGCggtggggaggaagggaggggtggggggggagataaaGGGCGACGTTATTTTCTCCCACAGCAGAATGGTGTCGACGCGCGGAGCCGCGCAGCATAATGCAGCGACCCCACCCAACATCCCCGGTCCCTCCGAAGCCGCCGGCCGCCCTGCGCAGGGTGTGACATTATCTCACCGTGACAAACCGCCTTTACCAAAACTGGGACAATCTCACTGCACGAAGCTTCGCTGAAAAAAAAGCCCCGCTCATCCAATTTTGTGGGTGACCGCTAAAGGCGtgaataagagagagagagagagagagagagagagggagataagaAAAGAGCATCCTTTGGCAGAATTGCGTTGCAGTCGAGGGAAGAATTTACGACTCAAGATGAAAATGAATGTCGTCTCTGGAATAATACGAGGCAATCCTATTAGGTGGGTTATAGACATGCATGTACTATAATATAAGCTTTATGGGACAGTATTTGGTagaaataaaaatcattttgcATGTCATTGCAGGTGGTAGGCCTCATGTGTGTGTCATTTCCACATTAGcctatatatataatttatattcatgcgttaattcaaatattttaacatatCACGTTGGgaggcctacacacacacacacacacacactggatgtgACCTGCGGGCTCGACGGAATAAGACGTCTTTAATCTTATCTGCCACTAAAGATAAGTGTGCTCGCTTTAAGGGAGCGTGTGGCCTGTCTAGCGGCTAGCCTGTTTGTCTTATGCTTGATTTAGCACTTGATGGATGGAGGGGCATGCAGACAGACAGCGGTGAGGGGTCCTGCATGGCGTCTGCACCGAGGGACACCGGCATTCAAGCCTCCACTGTTAGATGtgttcccctctcctcctcctcctcctgcttttcTTTGCTCTGAGCCGTGCACCAGCTTCAGGGGATGGGCAGCGAGCCGACACTGAGGGGCGAAGGCCGTCATCATGCCACTCAGCATCTTGCAGGTCATTGAGTTTGCGTCGGCTACAGAAACGCAGTAGAGTCGCATGTGGAATTTAATTCTACTTTCGGAGATTTCACATCCAGAGTCAGACTATTGAGGGCAGcgtaaatacacatttatatattttaatgtgtgttttgttcttcctctgAGCTGAGAAGTGAGCATATCTAAGGCCTCTACATAACAAGCTGTATCAACTATCCTTCAAAAGACCCGTTATAAGAACACTTGTGTTTGCTTTAAGGCTTCTTCAGCCCTTTTCCTGATCCTTATCACGCACCCGTGTCATGTCCTGTAAGGTGTGGTCATTGAGCCTCCCCTATAAATCAATTCCTTTGTGTGCAGGAAACAGAGGATTCTCAGGCGTCATCAATTTTAAGCCCCGAGTCCCCATTAAATCCAGCGACATCTAATCTGCATCACTATTGTCTTAATGTGTACGAAGGTCTAAAGACTCGCAAACGCGAGCTAATTTATCACAGAGTCTCATCGACTCAACTCGGCACACTCACGTGTTCTGGTTCGGAGGACTGCTTTGAAACGAAGCTGGGAGGAAGAGGTGGCATCCATCCAGCGGTGACGCCACGCACTCGTGATTTGGAAGAGACAGTTTAGAGATTTTAGCGTCCTAGTTTTGATGTTATCCTCCGGGGTTTTAGACATTTGTACACACAGCTACCTCTTTGATCTGCACTTTTACTGTTCTGATCCAGAGCTGTAACCACTGGCAGATACACCAATTAGTCAATTGAGGGAAATGATTAAATGCAACTAGCATGATAATCATTTAAGTCATTTTTGAAACAAAAATTCCCAAACAGATTGAGTTGTTATAGCTCTTTaattttgtggttttgtgtgatAATGAACTGAATACCTTAGGGTCTTTTGCCAGGATTTAAAGTCCTCCCCCTGTGCGTTAGTAAACTAAGAGGGGTATTTCCTTGATTATTGGATAGTATAtaaaccaaaatgtttccaaTCCATTGAAAAATATCCTTATTTGCTGCCTTGTGCACTGATCTGGGGGACAAAGGGTGCGGCCCATCCCTCCATAAAAGACTAATTCATCTGGGTGCTGTATCGTTTTATTTAACAACCAATTTTGCAGTGGTAATATCTTCATAATTTTGAGATTATATTGTTGTAAAGGGCTTTTATATGCCAAGCGCAGATGCCAAGCCCATATTGCTGCGAGGTTAAAGGACCCAAGGCAGTAAACATTGTACAATACACACGGTCATGGTTTGTGTCACTTAATGTTTCTCAATTTGGGCCGTTTTGCTCAAAGTAACTCTActgcttgttctttttttgaatTGGGGGCTGGGTAattagaagaggaagagggcagAGAAGCAGAGTGTGGTCGAGAGAAACGGAGAAACCAAGCAGAGGTGTGGTGGTTTTTGCCAAGCCAGAATGAAAGCTCCCGGGAGAGGATGAAGGGATGGATGGACTATGAAAGAGAAAAGTGGGACTGAGAACACATCAGCAACAGATGGAAGTGAGTCTCGGGGATGcaggaggtgctggaggagggggatgCTCGCGGGGGAGGAGGCACACTAGATATCGACGGCTGACGGATTGGAAGGCGCGGCGCAGTTTGCGGGCCCGGTGCCTGTGGACGGGGGGGCAGGAAGAGCAGCTCTCAGAGCTGAAAGCGGCCTGGAGGAGTGCCGGCATCCGCGCGCTATCATGTGTGTCTGAAATGGTTTTGCCTGACCAGACGTGTCTGAAACCCAGCCGATGTCTTCGAAGAGATCCTGGTGGTTGGACACGTCCCGCTGTGGAACTTCCCTCTTGATCATTTACCAATTTCCGTGTGCTGCATGGGGAGGGAGCTTATTAGCTTATCCAGCGGTTCACCGAAGGAGAATATCTTTTCTCTCAGGAGAAATACAAAGGCAATTTCACATTTTAGCACAATGGAGAATCTCATATATTTTTGATtaggaatatgaaaaaaatgtgCTGGAGAATGAAGACCTGTTTCAATTCACAGTGAGTGCTTATCTTCCAAGACACTGGTCGTTATggtgaaaaaaactgaaataaaactCAACAAACCAGTATTGAGCTGCaacaatttaacaaaaaatCAATCTACAGAAAATTGATCTGcaccatttttaaaatgatcaatCCGTAGTATTGTTTAACTGCTCTATTTGACATAATTGTAAATGTAATAGTTGTGTAATAGGGGTTTGGGATTGTTAGTCggacaaaacaagacatttaatGACATGAATGTGATCAAGATTGTTAACAATTACCTAAATATTTTGTTGACCCAACCAGACTGAGAAAAtaatgattaatgaaaacaaatagtCCAAAATCTGGATCTAAATGTAAACAATATTGAACAGAAAAGGCATCttcctgagggtggcgaccgCTGAACTAAAGCCCTAATGATCTGCTGCATATGCACTTAACTGAAATTACCTGCTCCGCTGAATCATTAGCGCTTCATTCCTCAGCAGTCAACTGGGATTGTGTGTTGGAGCAAATGGCTACTGTGGTCTTGACACACACTCTGCCCTTAATGGGCCGGTGACAACCCACCGGACGCCCCTTTCCACCCCTATCGTCAGCAGAAATGGTTCGGCCCGCTAATTACAAATTAAAGCAATACATCCACCTGCAGTGGCTGCTTCTATTAGGCTGTCCTCGGGGCGGTGGGTGGTGGCGGGTGGAGTCCCACTGGGAGCTGCCCCTTTTACTGGTTTAATCCTCCTGTCTGTGATTTCTGTTTATATCAGAAAGGAGTTATCGAGACAGTGAAGCAGCCAAACATTTTATCCATCTTCCTTCACCCTCTCTTTCCCCTCATCTGCCAGAAATGTTTCTCTACCAAACTCCCCCTTTGTCTCCATTCCTACTCCACCCCTCTCCTTCTTTTCAACGCCATCCATGCTCCCACCCTATCTCACTCGCTCCTCCGGGGAGGGCTTAACAAGGCCACGAGAGAGTAGTGAGAGCTACATCTGAGGGTTGATCACATTACCGTGGCGTCTGCCGGTCTGCAGGGCACAAAGtgagagacagggagaagaggaggatggagtgAGCAGGGAATatgagtgaggaagaggattTGCATCAATCACGCTGCACACCGCACCCCACCACAGTGAAGCTCTTTCACAGCAGATCTAATTTTGGGGGTTCGCTACTGTAGCTCTCTGCAGATCACGAATCAACGTGGCACCCCGCAGGCCCTGTAACTCCCCGCTAAAATAAACCCCGCAGGCCCTGTAACTTCGGGTGATGGATTATTGTTCTATATTATGGCATTCTGCGTGCAAATCTCCTCCATGGGGCGGTGTACCTTGACAGAACGCTGCAGCCGTGGGTGAAAGCGGAATAGGTCGCAAGCTGCTGTGCATTGCAGATATTATTTGCTGTTCTCCCTGCGGGGAATTCTGCTGCACTCCGGTGCTCACATTACAAAGTAGTAGatgccaaaataaaagaaaatcaaggtGTGGCCCgatcacagtgtgtgtgagtgtttctgttttctttttgttggatCACTTTCTCCcttcattcacattcacattgcTGCTAAACGCTCAGCTATTAGCCTACATCCACAAGCcaataagataaaaaaaaacaacccaaaccaCACATCCATCTCAATATCCACTGTAAACAAAAGAAACGCATGGTCTTTTTAGGTGTCAGCCGAAGAACGGGTGAGAGGCAATAGGGCGTTGGTGTGACTTTGTTAATAAATAATATGCGCAGCTAATGATGTGTGGGGAATCCTGCGGGAGCGGCAGCTTCTTGGCTGTTTGGGGAATGAGGCCAAGTAAGGACACGTCCATCCCACTTCCCTCGCAGCGCTGAGAAGAGAAAGGACGCAAAATGCCTCCAAAACCCAGGGCAGCTCCAAGAGGGATCCTTTGATGaggttttctttttgggggggggtgggggggacatgATGAATAATAATTTACATCAAGGACCTCCTGTGGCGGAGGAAGAGGGTTTCATCTTTTTGTATGTTAGTAGGCTAATGATATTTTGTGTACGTGCactcactttacacacacacggtgagtTAACACACAGTCCTgtttcatcttttgtttttcccctccaCAGCATACAAAGAAAAGATGAAGGAGATCTCCGTTCTCTCATTCATCTGCTCTTGTCTGTATCCGGAGACCCACAAAAACATCATGGGCGACTTCGAAGGTACGCGGCGATCCGATTTCTATCAAATCTTCTAAATAAAACGTGTTTGAATTAAAAGCCAACGGAGACTTGTTTGTCCgcccgtctgtctctctaacACATTAATGCGCACGCATGCAGACATGGACATCAAGCCGATTAACAAGCGAGCCTCAGGCCAGGCCTTCGAGGTCATCCTGAAGCCGACCTCCCCCGTGTCTGATGCTGCGCACTGCGTCACCACCCCCCCAAAGAGGGACGTTTCCCTGGAGGACATCCAGAAGAAACTGGAGGCAGCTGAGGAACGGAGGAGAGTAAGGATGCTTCCAATCATCTTCATGGCACCCGGCTGCCACGCATGACTTTGGTTCAGTAAGAGCCACAAAAAGCGCTTTGCAGCACCCAAACCAAACATCTTCCCAAAGCAGGAGACCTTCTACCAGAATGTTGCTGGTATGCAGGTGCTGCATAATAACTATTAGACTTCACTTTGACGGCTGGTTGTTTGGTTTATCATGAGTCACCTTAACCCAACATCTGTCTAGTTCTAATGCATCTTATTGATTCGAATGTCCTTTCAGTCAATAGAAGCAGCTGGCACATCCTGCAGACCACCAACAAATCAATCATTCAAATCAATAGCACAGCTTCACATTGTTTTAACACCAGATGTCCAATACTATGGGTGAAACggcaaaatgttctttaaatcatttaaatcaaatgtCCAGAGAGGATGAAGGTGTCAAGTAGTGAATTCTTTGTGTTTAGCATTAATAAGTTACAGCAGTGCTTACTCGTGCTTACATTGCAAGAAAAATCAATGAgtgtttttcagcaaatctccgtctctcCATCGACCCATTGCTCTCGTACTCTCGCCTCCAGTCCCAGGAGGCACAGGTACTCCGGGCCCTGGCCGAGAAGCGCGACCACGAGCGTGACGTGCTGCTGAAGGCCATGGAGGAGAACAGCGCCTTCAGCCGCATGGCCGAGGAGAAGCTCCAGGTGAAGATGGAGCACATCGAGGAGAACCGGCAGGCTTACCTGGCGGCCATAATGGAGCGCCTGCAGGAGAGGGTAAGGACCAGAGGTGTAGACGTGCTCGGGTCATAAATCCAGAAAAAACCCGATCTCAATCTGTGTCTTTTCTCCAGGAGAGGCACGCTCAGGAGGTGCGCCGGAACAAGGAGTTGAGAGAAGAAGTGACAGCGTGAGAAGCCCCAACAGGATCTACATCCCACCtccaaccctcccccccccccccctccccccgaccctaaccctaaccccaaccccaaccacCACCCCCCGACCCTGAGGAACAACCCCGTCCCCACCTTATCCCACATGTCCCCACCTTCTCCGCCATACTCCCCCCATACTACTATGAAACTACCACAGCCCGAGACGCCACCCCGAGACAGTGGGAGGATCaaatgggggtgggggagggaaaaaaaacagcaaacaccATTTAggctaaaaaaggaaaattaatGTCTCCCACCCACacttcccaaaaaaaaagaatattttagcCCCGTTTCAATTGagatgaaaaaaatcaaattgagAAGTGACAGTGGGTATTGGTTTTTGTAaatacttctttttttgttatataCAGTACGATACAAGCAGCAAGTATTGCAGTGTGCCATTTTTTTCTATATAGGTTTCCTCTCTCCTGCTTGAATATGGATGTAATTATTTGTTCATTGTAGGCTTTTGTTTGGTTCATTTCAGCCCGAGAATCGCCTCGGGCGTAGGTGTTTGTCGTGAGTTTGCCAGCTAGCCGATGTTTGCCGCGACCCGCTTTGCGTCCTTGCGAggccccgacccccccacacacccacaccaccCCCCATCCGGCTGTTATCCCTCGTCCCATTGAATGGGCCCTGGCTCGTTCGACCCGTCAGATCTGGAAAACAGAATTGGATCTGTGGTTGGTTGGAGTGATTTTCCAACCGGTTTCATGCCAATTAGCGAGGGACATGGGCGGGAGGGCCACCGGAAGGaacgcggggagggggggggcggtttgctTTGTCTGGGGACCGCAGGTAGTCGCTGCACATCTACTCCTGTGAGGTAGATGGTGATTGTACCACAGGAGAACACTATAGCATTTAATGAGCCCAtcctcttcccccctcccctccgtctgCAACCTCCTCATCTCTCCACATGAGTTCATACTGTAGAAGCACTCACTAACACGCTCTCCACATGGGCGGGCCTTTAGCCAATCACAGCACGGAGCTCAAGAGGAGCTCGCTCGATTGTCCATCAACCCGCGGGCCTCTTATATTCTTCAGAAACAAGCATACAATCACAAGTTACTGTATTTACTATACAACACTACTGAGGTTAGACGCGTTACCGCGAACCGGAGAAATTACAAATTTATTGCCGCTTTCTCCATTTCATAGAGGCTAGAATAGAGTAGTGGCCGAAACGCCATCAGCTCCTGCTGTAATCATCGCACTTCACTCCAAGACACTGTCAACGCCACCGAAAGGTCGGCACAAGAAAGATACTTAAGCCATAACAGGTGTAGCTGCAACCATGATGGAAAACAAAGTATTGCCGTCTGTAAAGGTGTTCAGGAGTGTATTAAAGGAATGTCGGTCACACTCGCACGGCGGGCCAAcagatgtgtgtgagtgtgggtgtgttttgcGGAAATGGCAGGTAGATAACAGAGTGTTTGTGCCATGTGATATTGACCCGGTGATGTAAAATCGATGCCATTGCAGTGTGAAACAACATCACAGACGGACGATCCTAcctgcctctctctttctctcctctgtccatTTGTGTGTATCCCTCCTCTCCACGTATATCTTTGTGAGCAAGCAGTGGTTAATAAAGATTTGGGGTTCAGTGAATGAAACTGGCTTTGAGAGTGAATCATTTATTTGGTCAGTGAATGTGTCACTGTGAAATTAGAAAACGATGTCTCTAACAATCCCCCTGGTGGGACCGATACCCttgtttgaataaatgttttttcttgtttgaatTTCTCATATCACAGCAGAAACATAATATAGGAAATAGTTTGTGCTGCAATCCACAAGACTCTAATACATGtctaaaaataaaactacaagCATTTTAAGTCAAATTAAATTgacttgaacttcattttttatttcctcatatTTTGGCCAAGGCCGACCACACAGTTTATTTGAATATAAACCAAACCATGTGCTGTTTTTCTGGTagaaatactgtatatttgtttttgaaCACAGCACATACGCTTACCTTTGTAAATTTGACAGACAAAATGCTCACAGTGTTTGGAGAGACTTTTGTAGTTTCCAACTTCTTGCACGGAAAAGAACTGGGGTTAAATACCCAGCGCCATCAGGTGGATTGATTTAGTATTACACAACACAGAAGAAGATATGGCTCAATAAGGGTTTATTCCATTAATTGTGAAAACACCTGCAACCTGGCaaaaatgaggaacaaaacatttaattgggagaaataaaaggttttatgTGCGTTTACGTCGGAATGGATGTTGCAGTTT from Gasterosteus aculeatus chromosome 10, fGasAcu3.hap1.1, whole genome shotgun sequence carries:
- the stmn2b gene encoding stathmin-2b, which codes for MAKTAIAYKEKMKEISVLSFICSCLYPETHKNIMGDFEDMDIKPINKRASGQAFEVILKPTSPVSDAAHCVTTPPKRDVSLEDIQKKLEAAEERRRSQEAQVLRALAEKRDHERDVLLKAMEENSAFSRMAEEKLQVKMEHIEENRQAYLAAIMERLQERERHAQEVRRNKELREEVTA